One Candidatus Acidulodesulfobacterium ferriphilum genomic window, GCAAAGATTGAAAATAGAATATAACCGGCCTTCCGCAGAGTCGATACTTAACAGGATAAAATATTCGACCGAAGAATCCCAAAATATCTTCAGGGTTTATCTAGGGTCGGCTCCCGGGACGGGCAAAACATATATGATGCTTGAAGACGGCAATTATTTGCGTGAAAACGGCATCGATGTCGTTATAGGCTATATTGAAACGCACGGAAGAAAGGAGACGGCGGACGAGATTAAAAAACTTGAAGTTGTTCCGAGAAAAAAAATATTGTACAAAGGCAGTGAATTTGAAGAGCTCGATGCCGATGCCGTTATTGCAAGAAAGCCTGCCATTGCCTTAATAGACGAACTTGCCCATAATAATATTCCCGGGTCCAAAAATTTAAAAAGATATCAGGATGCCATCGAGATTTATAAATCAGGCATAAGCGTGTTCACCACTTTAAACATATTTCATCTTAATTCGATAGCCGAAAAGGTCGAGGCGGAGCTCAGGGTTAAAGTCAGCGAAAGAGTTCCTGATTATATATTAAACTATGTTACGGAAATAATTAATGTGGATATTCCCGCCGGAGAACTTATAAACAGGCTGAAAGCAGGTAAAATTTATTCTAAGGATAAAATTCCGGTCGCGCTGGAAAACTTTTTTAAACTCGAAAATCTTTTGGTATTAAGGGAACTTGCCTTAAGAACCATTGCCGATGAGCTTAGCACGCAATCAACAGAAATCGGAAATCCCGAGGAAAAACTTGAATTGAAATCCAATGAAAGGGTTTTAGTTTTAATAAGTTCCAACCCCGATTCGGCAAGGCTTGTAAGAATAGGTTCAAAACTTGCGGGGAGGCTTAACGCAAATCTTTATGTTCTCCACATAAACTTAAAAAACAGGGATAAGAATAAACCTGAAAACTATGATCAGGCGCTTGCGAGAAATATTTCCATAGCCGAAAACCTTGGAGCCGCCGTTTTTAGTTTCCAGGCAAACGATGTAGTATCGGGAGTTATAGATTTTGTTAAAAGTAATAATATTGCCCATGTCGTTATAGGCGCTACAAATGAAAAAGTCGGTTTCATAAATAAACTTTTTAAAAAGAGTATAGTAAACAAATTAATAGACAGCCTTCCCGATGTTTCTTTCCATGTCGTTCCAACCGCTTCCGCAGGGGTTTAACCGGGGGCAGGTTTATACCTTTATTAATTATGTATGATACGTAATTTAATTACAATTTATGAAATCCAATAAAAATTCGTGTTATAATTCTTAATATAAATTATAAATATAATATGAATAATATATATATAACATGAATGATACGAATGATACCCGCAAAACCAAAACATCCGGATATGCTAAAGAAACAAAAACAATAAACGGCGTCATAAAAAGGGTCGTATTTCAAAATATGGAAAGCGGCTTTACGATTTTTAATATTTTTTCGAACGGCAAATTTATAACTGCATCCGGCGCATTTTTTGACAAGCCTGTAATAGATTCAAAAATAAAATTGAAAGGGGAATTTACGCACCATAAAAAATACGGCTACCAGTTTAATTTCACAGAGTATGAAATTTCGCTGTCAAATACAAAAACGGCAATAATAGAATATTTATCGTCGAATATTTTTAAAGGGATAGGAAGGGTTATTGCAGGCGAGATTTATGAAAAGTTCAAAGAAAAAACATTGGACATAATAGACAACGAACCGGAAAAACTTAAGAGCGTCAACGGAATAGGCGCAGTTAAACTCGCCACGATTTTGGAAGGGCTTAAGGAAAGTTACGGTTTAAGAAATGCCGTAATGTTTTTTAAACCGCATCAGTTCAGCGATTACCAGATTAAAACCATTTATAATCAATTTAAAGATAAATCGATTACGATTGCAAAAGAGAACCCTTATTTATTCACCGAAATAAAGGGAATAGGGTTTAAGAAAGCCGATATTATGGCAGAAAAGTTGGGGATTCAAAGGGATGACCCCAACAGGGCTAAAGAGGCTGTCAGGTATATTATTAATCAGATTTGCGAAAATTCGGGAAACTGTTATGTTTACTACAAAGATATAAGAGACGGAATAAAAGAAATAATAGATGATTTGGAGGAATTTAATCTAAAAAATTATTTAAACGATTTGATAAAAGAAAAAAAGATTTTATTGGATTTTAAAGAAGCTCCAGGGCTTCAATGCTTCACCGGCTTTGAAGCCTTAGATTTAACCGATGTTAAAGATGATAACCAGATAAATTATATAAAAATATATCTCCCCGTTTATTATTATTGCGAACTGGGCGTGGCCAAAGAGTTGAAAAGAATTGCAGGAAACAATGTTTATTTTGCGGGTAATGAAAATAAAATCCTATCCGTAGAAGATTTGGATAGAAATCTTCTACGGGAGGGCGGGCAGAGCGAAAATAAAATATTGCTTACGGAAGAGCAAAAAGTTGCAGTATTAAACGCCTTAAAACATAAAATTTCCATCATATCGGGGGGGCCGGGCACGGGAAAATCCACAGTGATAAGGACTATCGTAAACTTATATAAAGGGAAAAAGACGGCGCTCACTTCTTTGTCGGGGAAAGCGGCGCAAAGGCTTTCTGATATAGTAAATTCGGGATATAAGGAATATGCAGGGAGCGGCGCCGATATATCGACTATTCACAGGCTTTTAAAGGCGCAGTACGACAGGCAGACCAACGAATCTTTTTTTACTTACAATAAAAATAATAAACTTCCGCACGACCTTATTGTTATAGATGAAATGAGCATGGTTGATATCGTTATTTTTTACAATCTGTTAAAGGCCGTAAAAGACGGTGTAATTTTGGTTTTGGTAGGCGATGTGAATCAAA contains:
- a CDS encoding sensor histidine kinase KdpD; protein product: MKIEYNRPSAESILNRIKYSTEESQNIFRVYLGSAPGTGKTYMMLEDGNYLRENGIDVVIGYIETHGRKETADEIKKLEVVPRKKILYKGSEFEELDADAVIARKPAIALIDELAHNNIPGSKNLKRYQDAIEIYKSGISVFTTLNIFHLNSIAEKVEAELRVKVSERVPDYILNYVTEIINVDIPAGELINRLKAGKIYSKDKIPVALENFFKLENLLVLRELALRTIADELSTQSTEIGNPEEKLELKSNERVLVLISSNPDSARLVRIGSKLAGRLNANLYVLHINLKNRDKNKPENYDQALARNISIAENLGAAVFSFQANDVVSGVIDFVKSNNIAHVVIGATNEKVGFINKLFKKSIVNKLIDSLPDVSFHVVPTASAGV